Proteins encoded in a region of the Candidatus Eisenbacteria bacterium genome:
- a CDS encoding D-alanyl-D-alanine carboxypeptidase, whose translation MHATTASAWQYARSAGSDGATLASTSGARTTSKASRTRTRRHVRRGLRRHAAFSLPQVTRDGIPRLHAKAAYVVDATSNRVLFQKNPEELYPIASLTKLMTALVFFQTGPQFDQVVEIAREDVKNSSRSHIRPREEITVRDLLHAALMASDNVATKALVRSCGVPTEEFVRRMNLLADSLGLTGARFVEPTGLSEQNVATAQAIAALLRTAASNPIVGSIMQKQTYTFASDRKLHRLVNTNRLLRSKWRITGGKTGFISEAGYCLATLVETPSGTEVTAVLLGAPSNRLRFAEARRLLDWTFRFGLPQSIAAPGED comes from the coding sequence ATGCACGCTACGACCGCCTCGGCCTGGCAATACGCACGCTCGGCCGGCTCCGACGGGGCCACGCTCGCGTCCACTTCGGGGGCCCGCACGACGTCGAAAGCCTCCCGGACCCGGACCCGCCGGCACGTGCGGCGGGGGCTCCGCCGGCACGCGGCCTTCTCACTGCCCCAGGTGACACGCGATGGCATTCCGAGGCTGCACGCGAAGGCCGCCTACGTCGTGGATGCGACCAGCAATCGCGTGCTCTTCCAGAAGAATCCGGAGGAGCTCTATCCGATCGCGAGCTTGACCAAGCTCATGACCGCCCTCGTCTTCTTCCAGACCGGGCCGCAATTCGATCAGGTCGTGGAGATTGCGCGGGAAGACGTGAAGAACTCGAGCCGCTCGCACATCCGCCCGCGGGAGGAGATCACCGTCCGGGACCTGCTGCACGCGGCCCTCATGGCCTCCGATAATGTCGCCACGAAGGCGCTCGTTCGATCCTGCGGCGTCCCGACCGAGGAATTCGTTCGGAGAATGAACCTGCTCGCGGACTCGCTGGGCCTCACGGGGGCGCGTTTCGTGGAGCCCACGGGCTTGAGCGAACAAAACGTGGCGACCGCCCAGGCCATCGCCGCCCTGTTGCGCACCGCCGCCTCGAACCCGATCGTCGGCTCCATCATGCAGAAACAAACCTACACGTTCGCCTCGGACCGCAAGCTCCACCGGCTCGTGAATACGAACAGGCTGCTCCGGAGCAAGTGGCGTATCACCGGCGGGAAGACCGGGTTCATCAGCGAGGCCGGCTACTGCCTCGCCACGCTTGTCGAGACCCCCTCCGGAACGGAGGTAACAGCCGTCCTTCTCGGGGCGCCGAGCAACCGGCTCCGGTTCGCGGAAGCGAGAAGGCTCCTCGACTGGACGTTCCGTTTCGGACTGCCGCAAAGCATCGCGGCTCCAGGGGAAGACTAG